From the genome of Lasioglossum baleicum unplaced genomic scaffold, iyLasBale1 scaffold0021, whole genome shotgun sequence:
ATACAAGAAAAAGCGATACCGTTAATGCTAGAAGGAAAGGATATTCTGATCAGAGCACGTACAGGATCTGGAAAAACAGCTGCGTTTGCTATACCGCTGattcaaaaaattttaatgaacaaaCGCACGCAGAAGAAGCAAGAAATTAAAGGTCTCATCGTAGCACCTAGTAAGGAACTGTGTAAACAGATACACGACGTAGTGATTAATTTAACTATGAAATGTAGCAGAGAAGTGACAGCAGTCGATGTTAGTCCGCAAGTAGATCTGAGTGCTCAGAAATTATTGCTAACAGAGAACCCGGATATTGTGATTGGTACTCCAAGCAGGGTGTTGCAACATTTGAAAGCTAACAATATGAAATTGAAACGTACTTTGGAGACATTGGTCATTGACGAAGCTGATTTGGTATATATGCTTTAAAACAACCATAAACTAATAACAAATTCAAACGTAATAACAGTCCTAACATTTCAGATATTCTCTTTCGGATAcgaagatgaaataaaaaatctattgAATTACTTGCCCACTGTGTACCAAGCGGCTTTGGCTTCTGCAACGTTATCCGAAGATGTCATCACTCTGAAGAAAATGGTTCTTCATAATCCAGCGACACTAAAACTAGAGGAGCCTCCGTTAGCCCCCTTATCTCAGTTATCGCATTACAGTCTTGCTGCAGAGGAAAATGATAAAGCTGCTATTTTGTACGCTCTATTGAAGCTAAAGTTAATCAGGTAACAAACGAAAAATTAATCTGTTTGAAATTGTAGACACATCAAATTTGATATAACGAACGTTTCTTTACAGAGGAAAGACTATCATCTTCGTAAACACAGTAGATCGctgttataaattaaaattgtttttggaACAATTCGGTATACCTACGTGTGTCTTAAATTCTGAATTGCCAGCAGTCTCACGATGTAGAGCAGTTACTCAATTCAACACCGGAACGTACGATATTATAATCGCGTCGGATGAAAAATCTTTGGAAGaagtaaatttcatattttaataattgaatTGTGCATATTATGCAAATATGTAATTTTGATTAATTTTGCAGCCTCATATAGTGAAAGTCAAGAAGGGAAAACGGAGGAAAGACAAGGAATCTGGCGTAGCACGCGGCATAGATTTTCAGTTTGTCTCTAATGTGATCAATTTCGATTTTCCTTGCGATGTAAATTCTTACATTCATAGAGCTGGGCGGACTGCACGAGGAAATAATCAAGGAACTGCATTGAGTTTTGTATCGATAAGAGAGAGGCCTCTCCTCGATCAGCTTGAAGAAGAATTAAAACATTGCTATAATCGGGACTCGTTATTCAAAACGTATCAGTTCAAGCTGGAGGAAGTGGAAGGCTTCAGGTTTTAGATTCTAGTTCTAATTATAATTCTAGAATCTAGTTTTAGattaaaataatgaataattttgtaattttagaTACCGAGCAAAAGACGCCTGGAAAGCAGTCACGAGAATAGCTGTACGAGAAGCTCGTTTGAAAGAAATAAAACAGGAAGTTCTTACTTGTCAAAAATTGAAAAGCTATTTTGAGGACAACCCCCGAGATTTACAATCTTTGAGGCAAGACAAAGCGCTGCACACTGTAAAGTTACAGTCACACTTGAAAGATGTACCTGATTACATTGTTCCACCGAGTTTGAAAAGATTAATGGGCATTGGTAAAAGAAGAGGATTCAACAGAGAAGCCGCAGCATCCAGATCCACCGCCACGCAATCGAAATACAAAGCACGAGCATCGAATCCACTTGTCAGTTTAAAAATCAAGAAATAAAAGAACAATTTTGTAACAACATTCCCTTTTTTAAACTGGTGTTTATTCGTTTTCGTTCAATATAAATAACATTCTATTAAAacgtgtaacttcgtggttgCAAATTGTACAAAACTGTAGGTGAAAAATTACATATTATTCAAGTATTTGTCTTGTTTTATCATATAATATAGGAATATCATAATCATTAAAATCTATGACTTTTCTGTAATCCGTTTAGGCTTGTATTTTTTCCTGATACCGTCGTTGCATCCTTCTCTGTTCCTGGCAAGCTCAATGGCATAGAATTGTATCCTAGTTGTGAGTATAGTGTTTGTGTCTGAGTAATCGTTTTCACAATCTGCCCTCAGCAATGTACCGAAACTGTAATCTTCCACGAGCCCTTTGAATTGTTCGCAGTATGGTCTCCACCTTGCTTTACCTTCTTCAGACTTTAATTTTTCCTCATCTATTTTGTGCACATTCAGATTGGGAAATGTATCCCGAAAGGTTTTGTATATTTGGTCGTCGTAAGGAGTCAGTTTCAGCAGTTTGGGATCGACCGaacataaaatctaaaatagagTAACATGTAACATTTGCATCTTATACTTTTTCCTTActgaaataaatgaatatatttacattgaaataaacttCAGCATGCTCCAACGCTTTCATCGCCCACATAGCTTCCACGGTGGGCTGGAAAAACaagtataattaatatataattgtcAATTTCTAAGTTATAATCgtctatttataatattgtttaGAAACAACTTACATCATTACCGAATTCCTCCGCGGGTCTGGACAACACGCTAGAACCAGCTATTAATTGATCCGCAGTCTTGAAATTAATTAtcgaataattataaattcCATCATTGAAACAACATTTCGTAGATTAAATGTTTTAGACATTATTTACAGGAGAAAGTACGGGGTAGGTTAAGGACTGTGTTTTACGAGGAAAAAAGCTTGGAATGAGTACACGTTTATCGTACTTACAACATCTCCGACGAACGCCATTTCTCTATTATCTAAACGCAGGTGTTTACGGCAGAAATTATCAAATATTTCCTAGATTATTTATAACGTTATTCTATATTGATGATCGAGAATCGAAGATATAATGCACATGTCAAGCTATGTAGCTGAAACACACGTGCAATGAGACCAAGCGAAGTGACACCACGAGCAGAGCGGAACCAATCATTGTTCCGGTTTAACAGCTGCTTCTATCTCGTACGATACCAATAACACTGTTTTACAGTAATTTATTACAACTCTTCCGTATCGTTTAATTAAGGAATAGATTTGGAAACACCGTGAATGAAAATGGTTGCCACGAACGAGGAAGATATTCACAAAAGCGTACTTAAACTAATAGACGATATTCATTATGGGTGAGGATTCAAACACGTCTAACCTtatatgacagaaatttatcaaatattttgtattttagcGACATCAAAGGCACGTATAATATCGTGGTGGCAACTATGTCTGTTTTGaaagaaattataaataacCATCAATGGACAACTGCCAAGTATATACAAGTTTCGTTTCCCTTAAATAATccataaaatttcgcatatctctAAGTAACATCTGAGAAGTGTCAGCATTGATTATTAaaaggaaataaaaaatttatctaCTAATACTCGGTACAGTAGACTCTTCAAAAAGTAAATGCACAGTATATGTATGAAACATTGCGTAAGACAACTGTACGCTTACTGCTGCAGAAGATGTAGATACGCAGTAATTCTAAAGAATTTTTCCATTCCATTATACAGGAGTCTACTGTATACCTTGTATAGTAATTAGTGGTATTACAATTGAACCAGAGATTTTGCGTTATGTAATTGACATATCGCTGCGCTTCATTCGTGTATCCTTAGGTTTATGCAATTTCTTCAAGCTGAtggataataatataattcagcAGAGAATTATTCTAATTGTGCACTTGTATTTATTAAGGTATCTCATGGATGTAATAagacagaatggaaaatacttAGCAGAAGCAATTCCTCTTGAATCCTGTATTGGGAACATGGTACGGAGGATACTGAAAATAATTCGAGAGGAATACACTTCGGAACTACAAAATAAAGTAGATGAAACAGATCCGCAGGAATCCTTACATAAAATTCTCACTGCAGAGGGAGACCAACATGTAGATTTCAACGACTCCGTACCTTCCTTGAAGTCAGCTCTTTTAGAACACATTAATGAATTTGAAGTTGAATTGGAGACATGGTGagctataattagactgcggatcttttatgcatttataagaaaattgagtagatgaaattcaactctattaaaatcattaagggaagaaataacattcaatttagtttctatttcttgcaatcgatgcagacaatttgtattttgcagaaACATGTAGCTATAATAGTACaagtataattaataatttttccttaatacattttttacttTTCAGCGCTGAGAATATTACATGCTTAGCTCCAGAACACATTCATTCTAACGAAATCATTATGACAATCGGTAGATCGAATTTAGTagaagaatttttcaaaaagGCTGCCGCGACGAGAGCATTTGAAGTTATAGTAGCCGAAGGCGGCCCAACTTTAGATGTGAGTACTATAATTTAGTTAAAAGGTTTATCGATTGGCTACTAATAATGAAACTAAGAACTTTATTGTTCGTAGGGTCATGAAATGGCAGTTAATCTTGCAAAGGCCAAAATtaaaactactttaatatcggATGTAGCAATTTTCGCGATGATGTCACGTGTAAATAAAGTAATAATCGGTACACACACGGTTATGGCAAACGGAGGGCTGAGAGCAATTTCTGGCTCGCATACCTTTGCTCAGGCAGCTAAACATTACTCGGTCCCTGTGATGGTGCTGTTACCGCTTTATAAATTGTCCCCGCTATATCTTTGTTCTCACGAACAGGATGGATTCAATAAACATGTTTCTCCGTTGAAAGGTGTAATCAGTGGTGCGAATGTACAGTTACTGGAGAAAGTTCATGTATACAATCCTGTATTTGATTACGTACCGCCAGAATTGGTCACATTATTTATTTCGAATACGTAAGACTTGATCAATGTATTAATTTCAATCTCTTCTACAATGgtgtatattaatttcatgtttttatTTCAGTGGTGGAAACGCACCATCGTACGTCTATAGATTGCTTAGCGAATTGTATCATCCGGACGATTACGAGTTGTAACATGCTCACATTTCTCTACAACGTCGTAAACAACGcacattgttttttaaacaacagaacttttttatatataaactgGTACAATAGAAATTATCAACCCAAGTAAATGTTTCATTTAAGTAACAGAAGTCTATTCAACATATGTACAAGtggatataaatttattttacaaaacGCATTTTAATAACTAAACGGATTTAGAAAGATTGggaaactatatatatataaaagaacCTGCTTTCTTTACGCGTAAGGATTCCAATTGCTACCGTTCTCGGGTTGCAGAGAATCGGTTACTAGCAATATTACATCGAATACCCACCATACTCCTGCTCCGCCGATTGTAAACAATTTTCCTAAGGCAGTACCGTTTTGACCTAAATAAAACCTATCGACACCTAGGAAACCTAACAGTATACTATAAAGTAAAGTAGTAGCAAAATAATGGTCGCTGTATTTTATACAAGGAACTCCTTCGTGAAAGAATGTTCTCTGTCCGTAACATTCAATATCCGGTAATACTGTGCAGGATACTTTTGTCTTTTCAACATCTTCGTACCTGGAGCCTCCGAACTGTACAAACAATGAACAGGAATGGATATTTAACGATACACATGTAATAATATGAGGAATTATTGAGAACTACCTTCACACAACCGAATCCAGTTTCTTCCTTGGCAGTTTTGTTACCTTTGTGATCTATCGGTTCCTCGCATTCTATGAACTCTTTTGGCCTGCGGTGTGACGTTCAAAGTAGTTTTTTGATAAAGATAAACAAGTCTGACAGAAGCCGTCAAAAAGCGTATTTCTACTCACAAAAATTTACAAAGTACCAGTGGTCCTTCGGGTCTATATTCCTGTGGGAAATCGCTAGTTTTGTTTGTCAGCGTGTTTTCCGAACATATTCTCAGATCACAGAGAAAGCATACGATGACCAGGAGCAAATATTGTAACCTCATTTTGTTGAATTCGTCATTAGGGTGGCCGGAGGGGTACCCTACCCTACGATGTGCCCTACCCAATGGCTCGCAGCAAGGCGCTGCGATCAGTCGGGCTGCGCGAAACGAGTCTATTCTTGCTTGAGACAGACTTTATGTATATAATTTGACGGGTGTAAATTCCATATGGCgcgaatatttaaataataaaaattgcgttCATGAAATATACTTCTATAGAAATAcgattttttgtaattttttaagtAATTTCAGAAAAAAAATACTGCAACATAGAAAATTGTCTGGATTAAGATTTAATACAACATTTTGTGGGTGAACTTGTAGAAAAGAATACTATAATGTTGTCTTTTTTCACatgcagggcccgctctagcggttacgacgccccgggcaaaaaaacaaactgccgcccctttttaagcactaagcactgcgctgaacaaaatgacttttttttttagcaaaattgtgtggcaagggtagtctgaaattatctattaattgaatatttaaaacatcaatatttttctcacacttacagccaaaataaGCAAAACCAAAATGGCGCTCCAAAATTTTGACGccccgggcaaatgcccgggttgtccccccccccccctagagcgggccctgtccACATGTTGCGTATAATAGTTTAACTAATAGATATATTAAGATAAATAACATCTATTAGATAAATAGGGGCTTTTAAAAGACTCTGATTAAGTAGTTAATAGACACTGACATAAAatctttattacaaaaaataaattaattcattcTACATACAAAAATACATAACTAATATTAATAATACTCTCTACTCGGTGATGatttaataattatactgcTATTGATGTTTCCTATTATCAATGCATGACAATGATGACACTGGTAAAATTAGTAATATATAATGTACAGTACATAATATGTAAATGTCAGGAATCTTAATTCCGACATAAATTTTCGAAATGTAtgctttaaattataatatgttGTTTAAAAATGTCTCGCGGATAAGAGAATGTTTATTAAgacttaattaaaaattgatataaaatttttttcaatcaaATTAATCGTAGCAGtctgtattttaataattatacttgTGAGTATATTACACGCGTAGCTAAACTTATAAGATAAATTATGGCTTCTTATTTCATTTACAGAATTTACAGAATGTTTAcctgtaaatgaaattaatgtaaattaaatttatatgaaatgaaataaacattttatctGTATACGTGCTCAAAAGCTTTcgataaaattaacaaaaaattttgtacatttgattttaaaatttctgaaCACCAAATCAATATAAACTTTTCCAAATTGCAAAtgttaatatatattaattttgtaactTGACGTTAGACATCAAGCATAAATGTTGAATTTTTTATGCATAAGTTTTTCTATGATAAAGTCACATTTTGTACAACCTTAATACAATTCTCCTTAGAAATATTTCCCTTAGAACATAAAATCATGAACAATTTCCTAATACTCGAAAGCATAGTTTGATATTTTAAATCAAAAGATAATTGTATTTATTGTACTacaacaatttcatttttctcttgAAGTCTATGAAGACTTAGTCTATAAAAGACCTATTACAGATCCAGTCTTGCATTATAATATTATGTCGTAACGTTCGGTGAAAATATGTGACTACGAGTTTCTATCTCACTTATATCGGAGTACTTTTTTTTATGCATTCAATATagacaatttataaaattatgcgATAATTAATCAtcgtaaaaattattttctctctctctctctttctctctttacaattttatttgttcTCTAACTAACGTATAGATCTAGATTCTTATCTATTAATCTATCTATAACCGGGAAATTGTACTTtcgtatttgcttttaaaattACATTAACGTTCGCTGTCGCTATAATGAAATACAGCAAACGAACATTAATAAttctataaatatacatatatcaatttTAACTTATTGGTCCCtagaaataaaaatcttctaatAGTGTTGTACTAATAGTGTTCATCTAATAAAgtgctttaaattaaaaatatctagCCTCTTCTAACTACGATTTGCCTTTAACCTACCAAAGCTATATTGCATACTAAAAGTATTAATACATAATTCAACATTTACTTTTGTACTTCAGTGCAAGTCGCATTTGTTCCATCCTTTCTGTATACTGACACTCAAGTTCTTTAAGCTTTGTTGCTACTTGTTCTTCTTGAGTACTAACGATTGCGTCAAGTTTTTGTTGTACTTGATTCATGGCTCTTTTGTATCCTTCTTCTATACGTTTAATTTCTTGTAACAAGaacttttctttattttctgcATACTCCTGAAAGAATTTGTCTATTAAATTGAAAACTCTAAAATAATGATTAGTAGAccttggatctttatgcatttgcaggcttctgaaaattttgatgtatttcagatctacataggagctactaccactgaaaataatattttatttggttccccCTTCTCTTAAAAATCGtctggaaaaattgcaaattgcataaacttccgtaGTCTAATGATAAGCAATGAATATTCTTCTTATTTATTTTGAAACTATAAAATTACCTTATAATTGTTCGCGATCTTTTTCGCTGTTTGATACTTATGTTTCAACGTATCGATATTACTTTTCatttctttctccttctctttcaACGTTGTTATTTCTGCTTTCAGATTCTCTTCGCTTTCTTGTAACTGTTTTAACTTCTCGTTCATCTCAGCTTCTTTATCTTTTATCTCCCTAATCTCCTCAGCCCATTTAGTCATTACCTGAGCCATTAGATTTCTCTCTTCCTCCACATCATTCTCTTTCTGCTGTAACTCTTCCTGTAATTGTTTGATTTTCAACTGTCGTGTTAGCAATTCTTTGCAGTAAGTTTCAAGTTTGCCTTTAATCATTTGACTAACAAATTGCTCCTTCGCTTTGAAAGATGAATGAATTTTTACCTTTTCCGTGAGCATCGCTTCTTTTAAAGTTTCCACTTCCTGCGTTTTTTCACTACATCTGTTTTGTAACTCTAATAGAACTATTTTATACCGCTCatctaattcctttctcttctCACGATGCCGTTCCTCTATACCCCTAAGCTCTTCCACTACTTTCTGTTCCATCTCTTCGCGGACTTCTTTTATCATAATTTCCTTTATCTTTTGAAAATCTGTACCGTCATTCGAACTGCGTGGGGACAGATTTAATTCAGCCGATACTTGTTTTTGGTTTTTAACATATTGCTCAAATTGTTTAGCTTGATTTTTCAGCTTTAAAACAAGTTGATCCCGTTCTTCCTTCAGTTTTTCAAATTCCTTTAGCCTTTCCAGCTCCTCATCTTTTCCTTGCAAATCTTTCTCCAATTGTTTGATTTTTTGCTCCATTGCCGCATCATTCTTTCTTCCAGTTTTTAACAAATTGATTTTATCGGTTAACTGTGTCACCAGATCTTTGTAATGAGAGAGTTCTTTTTCTAGTTTGCATTTGGAAGTTAAAGATACCTCGCTAGTCTTTTTTAATCGATTTTcaaagcttccatttatttttttGATTTCCAATAATTCGGTTTCTAACTGTGAAATCTTTTCCTTGTAAATATTTCGTTCATTGAATAAATCTTCGTATTTGCTTTTCAAAGTTTCGTTCTCCATATGATACCGAGCCACTTTTAATTTTACATCGTCAGAATCCTCCAGTTTCGAACTTCTCTTGGTGCTCAACATTTCCGAATCTAGTTTTGAAAT
Proteins encoded in this window:
- the Hlc gene encoding putative ATP-dependent RNA helicase DDX56 codes for the protein MSSNEMEVDEENETKPLNFHELELDDRILKAVAKLGWLQPTLIQEKAIPLMLEGKDILIRARTGSGKTAAFAIPLIQKILMNKRTQKKQEIKGLIVAPSKELCKQIHDVVINLTMKCSREVTAVDVSPQVDLSAQKLLLTENPDIVIGTPSRVLQHLKANNMKLKRTLETLVIDEADLIFSFGYEDEIKNLLNYLPTVYQAALASATLSEDVITLKKMVLHNPATLKLEEPPLAPLSQLSHYSLAAEENDKAAILYALLKLKLIRGKTIIFVNTVDRCYKLKLFLEQFGIPTCVLNSELPAVSRCRAVTQFNTGTYDIIIASDEKSLEEPHIVKVKKGKRRKDKESGVARGIDFQFVSNVINFDFPCDVNSYIHRAGRTARGNNQGTALSFVSIRERPLLDQLEEELKHCYNRDSLFKTYQFKLEEVEGFRYRAKDAWKAVTRIAVREARLKEIKQEVLTCQKLKSYFEDNPRDLQSLRQDKALHTVKLQSHLKDVPDYIVPPSLKRLMGIGKRRGFNREAAASRSTATQSKYKARASNPLVSLKIKK
- the LOC143219028 gene encoding protein PBDC1, which produces MAFVGDVTADQLIAGSSVLSRPAEEFGNDPTVEAMWAMKALEHAEVYFNILCSVDPKLLKLTPYDDQIYKTFRDTFPNLNVHKIDEEKLKSEEGKARWRPYCEQFKGLVEDYSFGTLLRADCENDYSDTNTILTTRIQFYAIELARNREGCNDGIRKKYKPKRITEKS
- the Eif2bbeta gene encoding eukaryotic translation initiation factor 2B subunit beta isoform X1; the encoded protein is MKMVATNEEDIHKSVLKLIDDIHYGDIKGTYNIVVATMSVLKEIINNHQWTTAKYLMDVIRQNGKYLAEAIPLESCIGNMVRRILKIIREEYTSELQNKVDETDPQESLHKILTAEGDQHVDFNDSVPSLKSALLEHINEFEVELETCAENITCLAPEHIHSNEIIMTIGRSNLVEEFFKKAAATRAFEVIVAEGGPTLDGHEMAVNLAKAKIKTTLISDVAIFAMMSRVNKVIIGTHTVMANGGLRAISGSHTFAQAAKHYSVPVMVLLPLYKLSPLYLCSHEQDGFNKHVSPLKGVISGANVQLLEKVHVYNPVFDYVPPELVTLFISNTGGNAPSYVYRLLSELYHPDDYEL
- the Eif2bbeta gene encoding eukaryotic translation initiation factor 2B subunit beta isoform X2, with protein sequence MDVIRQNGKYLAEAIPLESCIGNMVRRILKIIREEYTSELQNKVDETDPQESLHKILTAEGDQHVDFNDSVPSLKSALLEHINEFEVELETCAENITCLAPEHIHSNEIIMTIGRSNLVEEFFKKAAATRAFEVIVAEGGPTLDGHEMAVNLAKAKIKTTLISDVAIFAMMSRVNKVIIGTHTVMANGGLRAISGSHTFAQAAKHYSVPVMVLLPLYKLSPLYLCSHEQDGFNKHVSPLKGVISGANVQLLEKVHVYNPVFDYVPPELVTLFISNTGGNAPSYVYRLLSELYHPDDYEL